Within the Miscanthus floridulus cultivar M001 chromosome 2, ASM1932011v1, whole genome shotgun sequence genome, the region TGATCGTTTGTTTATAAGCTATACTTTTTcaatcaacgaataatatttttttctcacagtaAATCAACCACTAGTtaatcatggcttatcagctaaacGAACACAGATTGATAACGGCGAGAGCAGCATCGTCCACGAAGAGGCCCGTGTGTGACACGTTGCGCACCTCGAGAATCCTAAAGTAAGCTGCAGGACGCCTCCACGCCGGGTCGACGGCGAGGAGGCTCGCCAGGTTGACTAGCCCGTCGCCGTCTCCCATGACCATCCTCGGCGTCACGTGGAAGTCGCCTCCCGGGTAGGCCAGCATCTCCGGCGTGTCCACCCCAACCGCGACGGCGCAGGCCACGGGCACCCGCGGAGATGGCAGCTCCCGGAGCAGCGGCAGCACGCGGGACTGGTACGGCCCGATGGCCGCGCCCATCCCGATGTCGTCGAGGAAGTCCGCCACGTCGTGGGCCGTGTACGTCCTGCTCCGTGTGGTCACCAGTGGCTTCCCGGCTCCAAAGGCGTTGGTGTTGGGCAGCGGCCCGAGGCTGCTCTGCAGGCTCCGGTACTCGCCCCAGAGCGCCAGCGGGTCGACGAACGGCAGGCCGAGATTGTTGCCGGCGACGAGCGTCAGCATGCCCAGGACGACGCCTCCCCACGGCGCGGCCACGGGCACGAACCGCCTGCGCCACGGCAACGACCGCCGCAGCAGGAACTGGTGCGCCAGCGTGCCGCCGTAGCTGTGCGCGACGGTCACCGGCCTGCCGCCGTTGATCCGGCTCGCCCTCTCCAC harbors:
- the LOC136536819 gene encoding lecithin-cholesterol acyltransferase-like 1, with amino-acid sequence MATVVRLRLATTWLLVPVAAAILLSICVSTTRRAPQLPPVVVVPGYATNELDARLTELYCPSSPRCGARKGEGWFRLFLNYTALKDAADVRCFAEQMAAVYDAASDDYRNAPGVETRVPFFGSTRGFRYPDPDRRNFSYMDKFVSRLEELGYRDGETLFGAPYDFRYAVAPPGHPSRVGDAIFGRLKRLVERASRINGGRPVTVAHSYGGTLAHQFLLRRSLPWRRRFVPVAAPWGGVVLGMLTLVAGNNLGLPFVDPLALWGEYRSLQSSLGPLPNTNAFGAGKPLVTTRSRTYTAHDVADFLDDIGMGAAIGPYQSRVLPLLRELPSPRVPVACAVAVGVDTPEMLAYPGGDFHVTPRMVMGDGDGLVNLASLLAVDPAWRRPAAYFRILEVRNVSHTGLFVDDAALAVINLCSFS